The Spirosoma radiotolerans genome has a window encoding:
- a CDS encoding SusC/RagA family TonB-linked outer membrane protein yields the protein MNPTRASGHVIYQTIDEYKISLTLKEASLQEAFIAIEKKSPFKFIASVDRLNNQKKISLLIEKTPVKEVLNMILKGTELVFTQVKTNIIITAKSASTVSQKAIHLSVVQPERAVKEIDGTVKDDKGTPLPGVNVLIKGNSRGTSTNADGRYSITVDDENTTLVFSYIGYRSLEVVVRDRSVIDVTMSEEVTQIGEVIVTALGLEKDTRSITYATQNITAQELNSVKDPNLINTLAGKTAGVVITKGSGGPGSSARVLLRGNKSITGNNQPLYVIDGIPMNNAMGSQGTTLFGATDGGDAISNLNPEDIESMQILKGASAAALYGSQAANGVILISTKKGKKGTAKIDFSSTATFENPIGLPQTQTSYGQTSPGVNDSWGAKITNGSNRHIPDFFRTGTNYLNSISVSNGTDVSQFYISYANTKSGGIVPKNDLTRHNINLRGTTHLLNNKLTLDGSVNYIEQKVYNRPQSGFYYSPIFSLYLFPSGDDMSKYSGANFEVWNKDRMMYVQNWPYIRNEASSNQNPYWIQNRNQSDLFRNRTIYSFTAKYAIRDWLTLQGRATYDKVTDTYEQRIYASTDPVLAHANGGYTKSITNNDQLYSDVLLTGTRNLNKNLFLSATVGFSNTQNSLTSISLGSTSQTGLSYPNYFSIYGLQGLFNSTESEQNRLSQALFGTATLGYKETLFLDLTARNEWSSTVRQAFFYPSVGLSYDLTETVKSTNVLSFAKLRASYAEVGNALPFGVANLTPPYSLGNDENVNARGTLPYFSGTDTTRLKPERTRSFEFGTELKLFKNRLNVNLTYYNATTYDQVFQIAAPAGSGAANFWINGGTIRNMGVEAVVGYNAEIGGLRWSPTINFSRNINQIRELSTLLNAERFVLTDAGNTRLVSLFLTRPKDGHYGSYGDLFGRTFQYNEDGSQKVDSQGLPVLSAQPDQYVGNANPKFLLGFNNRFAYKNLSLSFLIDSRFGGKVASITEQWLDFKGLSKRTGDARDNGGVMVNGKLVDAKLYYSYISGKGDRSAAAEKYMFDATNVRLRELALGYTLPKFSKAIKDLNLSLVARNLFFFYKNAPFDPEVSITSANGLQGIEGFNIPATRSYGVTLRASF from the coding sequence ATGAACCCAACTAGAGCTTCAGGCCACGTGATCTATCAAACCATCGATGAGTACAAGATTTCATTGACCTTAAAAGAGGCTAGCCTACAGGAGGCTTTTATTGCCATTGAAAAGAAAAGTCCTTTCAAGTTTATTGCTAGTGTCGATCGACTGAATAACCAGAAAAAAATTTCCTTATTGATCGAAAAAACCCCCGTAAAGGAAGTCCTGAACATGATTTTAAAAGGGACTGAATTAGTCTTTACGCAGGTTAAAACAAACATTATCATCACGGCGAAAAGCGCCAGCACGGTTTCCCAGAAAGCGATCCATCTGTCGGTTGTCCAGCCAGAACGGGCTGTCAAAGAAATCGATGGTACGGTTAAAGATGATAAGGGCACCCCACTGCCCGGCGTTAATGTGCTGATAAAAGGGAACAGCCGGGGCACATCGACAAATGCAGACGGACGCTATTCCATCACGGTAGACGACGAAAACACCACGCTCGTTTTCTCCTACATCGGCTACCGGAGCCTGGAAGTGGTTGTTCGGGATCGCTCGGTCATCGATGTGACCATGAGCGAAGAGGTCACCCAGATTGGGGAAGTCATTGTAACGGCGCTGGGACTGGAAAAAGATACGCGAAGCATCACCTATGCGACTCAAAATATTACCGCTCAGGAACTTAACAGCGTCAAGGATCCAAACCTGATCAATACGCTGGCGGGAAAAACGGCCGGAGTAGTAATCACCAAAGGCAGCGGAGGCCCCGGCTCATCGGCCCGGGTGCTGCTGCGGGGCAATAAATCCATTACGGGTAATAACCAGCCGCTGTATGTGATCGATGGCATCCCGATGAACAATGCCATGGGTTCGCAGGGCACGACCTTGTTTGGGGCTACGGACGGTGGGGATGCCATCTCGAACCTGAACCCGGAAGATATCGAGAGCATGCAGATTTTGAAAGGCGCTTCTGCAGCTGCCCTCTATGGTAGTCAGGCGGCCAACGGAGTAATTCTGATCAGCACCAAAAAAGGCAAAAAAGGAACCGCTAAAATTGATTTTTCTTCCACCGCTACCTTTGAAAACCCAATCGGTCTGCCGCAGACACAAACCAGCTACGGCCAAACCTCACCCGGTGTTAACGACAGCTGGGGAGCCAAAATTACCAATGGCAGCAATCGCCATATCCCGGATTTCTTTCGAACCGGCACCAATTACCTGAACAGCATTTCGGTTTCGAATGGCACGGATGTCAGCCAGTTTTACATCTCTTACGCCAATACAAAGTCGGGCGGCATTGTCCCGAAAAATGACCTGACCCGCCACAATATCAACCTGCGGGGAACGACGCATCTGCTGAACAACAAGCTGACGCTGGACGGCTCCGTCAATTACATCGAGCAGAAGGTCTATAACCGGCCGCAGTCTGGTTTTTACTACAGTCCCATCTTCAGTTTGTATTTGTTTCCCAGCGGGGATGACATGAGTAAGTACAGCGGGGCAAACTTTGAAGTCTGGAATAAGGACCGGATGATGTACGTTCAAAACTGGCCCTACATTCGGAATGAAGCCAGTTCTAACCAAAATCCGTACTGGATTCAGAACCGCAACCAGAGTGATCTGTTCAGAAATCGGACGATCTATTCCTTTACCGCAAAATATGCCATCCGAGACTGGCTCACCCTACAGGGCCGGGCTACCTACGATAAGGTGACAGATACGTACGAACAACGGATTTACGCGTCAACCGATCCGGTGCTGGCGCATGCCAACGGTGGCTACACCAAAAGTATCACCAATAATGATCAGCTCTATTCCGACGTGCTGCTAACCGGAACCAGAAACCTAAACAAGAATCTCTTTCTGTCTGCGACGGTAGGGTTCAGCAACACGCAGAATAGCTTAACCAGCATAAGCCTGGGCAGTACGTCCCAGACCGGGCTTTCGTATCCTAATTATTTCTCCATCTATGGCCTACAGGGGTTGTTTAATTCTACCGAAAGCGAGCAGAATCGGCTGAGTCAGGCCCTGTTTGGCACGGCCACCCTGGGGTATAAAGAAACGCTGTTTCTGGATCTGACCGCCCGAAACGAATGGTCTTCAACCGTCAGACAAGCCTTCTTTTATCCGTCGGTGGGCTTATCGTACGATTTAACGGAAACAGTTAAATCAACCAATGTACTATCATTCGCCAAACTACGGGCTTCGTACGCCGAAGTCGGGAACGCACTGCCGTTTGGAGTGGCGAATCTGACACCGCCGTATTCGCTGGGAAACGACGAAAACGTCAATGCCAGGGGGACGCTACCCTACTTTAGCGGCACGGATACGACCCGGTTAAAACCCGAACGGACCCGCTCCTTCGAATTCGGAACGGAACTGAAACTGTTCAAAAATCGACTGAATGTTAACCTGACGTATTACAACGCAACGACCTACGACCAGGTATTTCAAATTGCAGCCCCGGCGGGTTCGGGGGCGGCTAACTTCTGGATTAACGGCGGCACCATTCGGAATATGGGGGTGGAAGCCGTAGTCGGGTATAATGCCGAAATTGGCGGGCTCCGCTGGTCCCCAACAATTAATTTCTCCCGGAACATCAACCAGATTCGCGAACTGAGCACGCTCCTGAACGCCGAACGGTTCGTGCTGACCGATGCGGGCAATACACGGCTGGTGTCGCTTTTCCTGACCCGGCCCAAAGATGGTCATTACGGCTCCTACGGGGATTTGTTTGGCCGCACGTTCCAATACAATGAAGACGGATCGCAGAAAGTCGATAGCCAGGGGCTCCCTGTACTATCGGCCCAGCCAGATCAGTACGTGGGCAATGCGAACCCTAAATTTTTACTGGGTTTCAACAACCGGTTTGCTTACAAAAACCTTTCGCTGTCTTTCCTGATCGACAGCCGATTTGGGGGTAAGGTCGCTTCGATTACTGAGCAATGGCTGGATTTTAAAGGCTTATCGAAGCGGACCGGTGATGCCCGCGACAACGGTGGAGTCATGGTGAACGGCAAGCTCGTCGACGCCAAATTGTATTACTCGTACATATCAGGAAAAGGTGACCGGTCGGCTGCCGCCGAAAAGTACATGTTCGACGCAACAAACGTGCGGTTGCGGGAACTGGCCCTGGGCTATACGCTGCCGAAGTTCAGCAAAGCCATTAAAGACCTCAATCTTTCCCTGGTGGCCCGTAATCTGTTCTTTTTCTACAAAAATGCGCCATTTGATCCGGAGGTCAGCATCACCTCCGCCAATGGGTTGCAGGGTATAGAAGGCTTTAACATACCGGCCACGCGCTCATACGGTGTTACGCTTCGGGCTTCTTTCTAA
- a CDS encoding SusD/RagB family nutrient-binding outer membrane lipoprotein: protein MKSIATNSIRHKLILGVGLLVWVASACTDYMETLNQDNKLITDKQLEADANEGGILLPLMQNRIVATVTGTYQLQQNLNADVYSGMLMTPTPFLDNKNNTTYSLVDGWNGTVWSGPAVGVLDQWLQMKKKGFDTKYPDLYAIALMLKVAAAHRMVDVLGPLPYTKYGNSSEVAFDSEEEAYNAFFAELDQAINTLTAAEDANPTADLIRFAKFDKTSYAGDYKQWVKMANTLRLRLAVRIAKVSPAKAKTEAEAAVNHKWGVLADGDKSFQVIPTNTHPLEQITYSWSDIRLAAPVETYLTGFKDPRLPYYAVGAKDGAVAGQIKGIRAGVVIPEKGRYQGYSELLFTKTTPIKIMDVAESYFLRAEGVLRGWNMGGGSAKDFYENGIRLSFKTLGVAGVDTYLNSVSTQTAYVDPKNADNNSPALTNITVKWEDGVSLERQLERIITQKWIAIWPEGVEGWSEFRRTGYPKLYPIKVNNSGGAIPDGEFIKRLVYPTIITNASKAAVDDAVKKHLDNKDSPFTPIWWDID, encoded by the coding sequence ATGAAATCGATAGCAACGAATTCTATACGCCATAAATTGATCCTGGGGGTAGGCTTGCTGGTCTGGGTGGCCTCCGCCTGCACCGACTACATGGAAACCCTGAATCAGGATAATAAACTGATTACGGATAAGCAGCTTGAAGCGGATGCCAATGAAGGCGGAATTTTGTTGCCGCTGATGCAGAACCGAATTGTGGCGACGGTCACGGGAACCTACCAGCTACAGCAAAATCTGAATGCGGACGTGTATTCGGGTATGCTGATGACGCCCACTCCTTTTCTGGACAACAAAAATAACACGACCTATTCGTTGGTCGATGGCTGGAATGGTACGGTCTGGAGCGGCCCCGCCGTAGGGGTACTGGATCAATGGTTACAGATGAAGAAGAAGGGGTTTGATACCAAATATCCGGATTTGTACGCCATTGCCCTTATGCTTAAAGTAGCGGCTGCGCACCGCATGGTGGATGTGCTGGGACCACTGCCATATACCAAATACGGCAACAGCAGCGAAGTTGCCTTCGATTCTGAAGAAGAAGCGTACAACGCTTTCTTCGCTGAACTCGATCAGGCCATTAACACCCTGACGGCCGCCGAAGATGCCAACCCAACGGCGGATTTGATTCGCTTTGCCAAATTTGATAAAACCAGCTACGCGGGTGATTATAAACAGTGGGTAAAAATGGCTAACACGCTACGTCTGCGACTGGCTGTCCGGATTGCCAAGGTAAGTCCGGCTAAAGCCAAGACGGAGGCCGAAGCCGCTGTTAATCATAAATGGGGTGTGCTGGCTGACGGGGATAAATCCTTTCAGGTCATTCCGACCAACACCCACCCCCTGGAGCAGATCACGTACTCCTGGTCGGATATCCGGCTGGCCGCACCGGTTGAAACGTACCTGACCGGCTTTAAAGATCCTCGCCTGCCGTATTATGCCGTCGGCGCTAAAGATGGCGCCGTGGCCGGCCAGATCAAAGGCATTCGAGCAGGCGTCGTGATTCCGGAGAAAGGCCGCTACCAAGGCTACTCCGAGCTGCTGTTTACCAAAACGACGCCGATCAAAATTATGGACGTTGCCGAAAGTTACTTCCTGCGGGCCGAGGGCGTCCTGCGCGGCTGGAACATGGGCGGTGGTTCCGCTAAAGATTTCTATGAAAACGGGATTCGGCTTTCCTTCAAAACGCTGGGCGTTGCGGGTGTGGATACGTACCTGAATAGCGTGAGTACGCAAACGGCTTATGTAGATCCGAAAAACGCCGACAATAACTCACCCGCGTTAACAAATATCACGGTGAAATGGGAAGATGGTGTCAGCCTGGAACGGCAGCTCGAACGGATCATTACCCAGAAATGGATTGCTATTTGGCCCGAAGGCGTGGAAGGCTGGTCGGAGTTTCGCCGAACCGGGTATCCAAAGCTCTATCCGATCAAAGTCAACAATAGCGGTGGTGCGATTCCGGATGGCGAATTCATCAAACGGCTGGTGTATCCCACCATCATCACCAACGCCAGTAAAGCCGCCGTCGATGACGCGGTAAAAAAACACCTGGATAATAAAGATAGTCCCTTTACGCCGATCTGGTGGGATATCGATTAG
- a CDS encoding FecR family protein: MSDSTPWALLAKYLSGECSQDERLQVEQWLEIPENFTLFQSIEAAWRKVTPLREAERFSLEEGQNRLLAKLEESRVTHAKPNEFTLKPIYKWVMAASVSALLLVSVFWKNQSGLSVNRESYRPIQQISQAGQRKQVRLPDGSLVWLNENSSLVFPETFAVDQRTVTLTGEGFFEVVPNKKKPFIVQSAGLATRVLGTSFNVKTYADKSVATVSVATGKVEVSKAKGSSWEKIAQLIPQQRVVVNRENNQTYIDTVSLSSIAAWRMNSLNFRNSTMGNIIQTLESHYNITIELENEALKQCKIMASFEPRASLKEVLSLLSLSASFQYKIEGSLVKIYGGACQ, from the coding sequence ATGTCTGACTCTACGCCATGGGCTTTACTTGCAAAATATTTATCCGGTGAATGTAGTCAGGATGAGCGGCTTCAAGTTGAGCAATGGCTGGAAATTCCTGAAAACTTTACGCTTTTTCAATCGATTGAAGCTGCCTGGAGAAAAGTTACCCCACTTAGGGAAGCTGAACGGTTTTCCCTGGAAGAAGGACAAAATCGGCTTCTGGCCAAGTTGGAGGAGTCCCGCGTAACCCATGCTAAACCTAACGAATTTACCCTCAAACCGATTTATAAATGGGTCATGGCTGCCAGTGTTTCAGCATTACTACTGGTTTCCGTCTTTTGGAAAAACCAATCAGGCCTTTCGGTAAACAGAGAATCGTATCGGCCTATACAGCAAATTAGTCAGGCTGGTCAACGCAAGCAAGTCCGGCTGCCGGATGGATCATTGGTATGGTTGAATGAAAACAGTAGCCTTGTGTTTCCGGAAACATTCGCCGTTGATCAGCGCACAGTTACTCTAACAGGAGAAGGTTTTTTTGAGGTAGTACCCAATAAGAAGAAGCCTTTTATTGTACAGAGCGCGGGGCTGGCAACACGCGTTCTGGGGACATCATTTAATGTCAAAACGTATGCCGACAAATCCGTTGCTACCGTTTCGGTTGCTACCGGCAAAGTGGAAGTAAGTAAGGCAAAAGGAAGCAGTTGGGAAAAAATAGCTCAATTAATTCCACAACAACGGGTTGTAGTTAACCGGGAAAATAACCAAACGTATATAGATACCGTTAGCTTGTCGTCCATTGCTGCCTGGCGAATGAACAGCCTGAATTTTCGGAACAGTACAATGGGTAATATTATTCAGACACTTGAGAGTCATTACAACATTACGATTGAATTGGAAAATGAAGCCTTGAAGCAGTGCAAAATTATGGCCAGTTTCGAGCCTCGAGCCAGCCTGAAAGAGGTATTGTCGTTGCTTAGTCTGTCCGCATCATTCCAATATAAAATAGAGGGGAGCCTGGTGAAGATTTATGGCGGAGCCTGCCAGTAA
- a CDS encoding RNA polymerase sigma-70 factor, with protein sequence MDNNQSDLHLIYLIKEDDSKALDSLFRKYYSSLCQFAAQLSKRDDIAQEIVADVFVRLWEKRKTLNLQYHVRSYLYKATRYTAINYIHHELKEFEELDDNTQEETYTPLDALMFQELEIYVASRINQLPEKRRIIFQLNRFEGFTYSEIADILNISVKTVENQMGHALKQLRVLFNRVEQSMN encoded by the coding sequence ATGGACAATAATCAAAGTGACCTACACCTTATTTACTTAATAAAAGAGGATGATAGTAAAGCTTTGGACAGTCTTTTTCGGAAGTATTATTCCTCACTCTGCCAGTTTGCGGCCCAACTTTCTAAACGGGATGATATCGCTCAGGAAATTGTAGCCGATGTGTTTGTCAGGCTCTGGGAGAAGCGCAAAACGTTGAATCTTCAATACCATGTAAGAAGCTACCTCTACAAGGCGACCCGGTACACGGCTATTAACTACATCCACCATGAGCTGAAGGAATTTGAGGAATTAGATGATAACACCCAGGAAGAGACCTATACCCCCCTGGATGCGTTGATGTTTCAGGAACTGGAGATTTACGTAGCAAGCCGGATTAATCAACTGCCCGAAAAAAGAAGAATTATTTTTCAGTTAAACCGGTTCGAGGGGTTTACCTACAGCGAAATTGCGGATATTCTAAACATTTCGGTGAAGACCGTCGAGAATCAAATGGGGCATGCTCTCAAGCAGCTAAGAGTGCTTTTTAATCGCGTTGAACAATCCATGAATTAA